Proteins encoded by one window of Halobacteriovoraceae bacterium:
- a CDS encoding glycosyltransferase family 2 protein, whose protein sequence is MEIIPVSVLIIAQNEAHRIKRCLNSLKRFEEIIIVDGGSTDNSKEICENYQNVKFITNPWPGFTEQRNVSIKHASKEWCFMIDADECCTPELAQEIFTAVKKNDPNIIMYRCVRSEFFEGIEITSGHGRSNYQERLFRRDMITYTGGAHHRHIVDGKILEEGDPHMTDFPFSLRILHDQEYGMDEWLQKLPRFTIFVAQEKLKRNKQSNAALVLINFVGTFFQMWFKSWRMGKMGINMALMSAFSRSLVKLYLFNQEHFKQGSTNKFEQKYLG, encoded by the coding sequence ATGGAAATTATCCCTGTTTCAGTTTTAATCATTGCTCAAAACGAGGCCCATAGAATTAAAAGGTGTTTGAATTCTTTAAAACGCTTTGAAGAAATTATTATCGTTGATGGTGGTTCAACCGATAATTCTAAAGAAATTTGTGAAAACTACCAAAATGTTAAATTTATCACAAATCCATGGCCAGGATTTACTGAACAGAGAAATGTATCCATTAAGCATGCTTCAAAAGAGTGGTGTTTCATGATTGATGCTGATGAATGTTGTACGCCAGAACTCGCCCAAGAAATATTTACTGCTGTTAAGAAAAATGATCCCAACATTATTATGTATCGATGTGTACGTTCAGAATTTTTTGAAGGCATTGAAATAACTTCTGGCCATGGAAGATCAAATTATCAAGAAAGACTCTTTCGAAGGGACATGATCACTTATACAGGAGGAGCTCATCATAGACATATTGTGGATGGTAAAATTCTTGAAGAAGGTGATCCTCATATGACCGATTTTCCTTTTTCACTTAGAATTCTTCATGATCAAGAATATGGAATGGATGAATGGCTACAAAAATTACCAAGATTTACAATTTTCGTAGCACAGGAAAAACTTAAAAGGAACAAACAATCAAATGCAGCACTTGTGCTCATTAACTTTGTAGGTACTTTTTTTCAAATGTGGTTCAAATCGTGGAGAATGGGAAAAATGGGAATCAATATGGCACTAATGTCGGCCTTTTCACGATCACTTGTTAAATTATACCTTTTCAACCAAGAACATTTTAAACAAGGTTCTACAAATAAATTTGAACAAAAATACTTAGGTTAA
- the tuf gene encoding elongation factor Tu gives MSKEKFDRSKPHVNIGTIGHVDHGKTTLTAAISKTLAEASGKVAKRFDEIDSAPEEKARGITINTSHIEYETANRHYAHVDCPGHADYVKNMITGAAQMDGAILVCSAADGPMPQTREHILLARQVGVPAIVVFLNKVDQVDDEELLELVEMEIRELLSSYDFPGDDIPIVAGSALAALEGRDDEIGKNKVLELMAAVDEYIPTPKRDVEKDFLMPVEDVFSISGRGTVVTGRIERGIVKVGEEVEIIGIRDLQKTTVTGVEMFRKLLDQGEAGDNVGLLLRGLKREDVERGQCLIKPGTVTPHAEFSCEVYILTKDEGGRHTPIFKGYKPQFYFRTTDVTGEVTLPDGTEMIMPGDNTSFKVKLITKIAMEKGLRFAIREGGRTIGAGTVSDILD, from the coding sequence ATGTCAAAAGAAAAATTTGATCGTAGTAAACCACACGTAAACATCGGTACAATTGGTCACGTTGACCATGGTAAAACAACTTTAACTGCAGCAATATCAAAAACACTTGCAGAGGCCTCAGGTAAGGTAGCTAAAAGATTTGATGAAATTGACTCTGCTCCTGAAGAAAAAGCTAGAGGTATTACGATTAATACTTCTCATATCGAGTATGAAACAGCAAATAGACATTATGCTCACGTAGATTGTCCAGGTCACGCTGACTATGTAAAAAATATGATTACTGGTGCTGCTCAAATGGATGGCGCTATTTTAGTTTGTTCTGCTGCTGACGGCCCAATGCCTCAAACAAGAGAGCACATTCTTCTTGCAAGACAAGTTGGTGTTCCAGCTATCGTTGTCTTTCTAAATAAAGTTGACCAAGTAGATGATGAAGAACTACTAGAACTTGTTGAAATGGAAATTAGAGAACTTCTTTCTTCTTATGATTTCCCAGGGGATGATATTCCTATCGTTGCAGGTTCAGCTCTAGCAGCACTAGAAGGAAGAGATGATGAGATTGGTAAAAACAAAGTTCTTGAACTTATGGCCGCAGTTGATGAATACATTCCAACTCCAAAAAGAGATGTTGAAAAAGACTTCCTTATGCCAGTTGAAGATGTATTTTCAATTTCTGGACGTGGTACAGTTGTAACAGGAAGAATTGAAAGAGGGATTGTTAAAGTTGGTGAAGAAGTTGAAATTATCGGTATCAGAGATCTTCAAAAGACAACTGTTACAGGTGTTGAAATGTTCAGAAAACTTCTTGATCAAGGTGAGGCCGGAGATAACGTTGGTCTTCTTCTTAGAGGTCTTAAGAGAGAAGATGTTGAAAGAGGTCAGTGTCTTATTAAACCAGGTACTGTAACTCCTCACGCTGAATTTTCTTGTGAAGTTTATATTCTTACAAAAGATGAAGGTGGACGTCATACTCCAATCTTCAAAGGATATAAGCCACAATTCTATTTCAGAACAACAGATGTTACTGGTGAAGTAACTCTCCCAGATGGAACAGAGATGATTATGCCAGGTGATAACACAAGCTTCAAAGTGAAGCTTATCACTAAGATAGCAATGGAAAAAGGTCTTCGTTTCGCTATCCGTGAAGGTGGTAGAACAATCGGTGCTGGAACAGTATCTGATATTCTTGACTAA